The segment AAACCGGCCTTCTGCACCCACTTGGGCGCGCGCCGGATTCTGCCCGAGACAAAATCGAACGTGCCGCCCACGCCGATCATGACCGGAACACTAGCCTCGCCGTAATGGCGCCGCATCCACAATTCCTGTTTGGGAGAGCCAAGGGCCACGAAACAGATATCCGCTTGTGACGCCTTCAACTGTTGCAGGACTTCCCCGTTACGCGCTTCGTTGAGATGAAAACCGTATTCGGGACAGTCCACTCCCGCAACACGCAACGCGGGATGCCGCCCCTTGAGAATCCGCGCCGTGGCCGCGGCCGTGCCCGGATATCCGCCCAGGAAATACACGGAATAGCCGCGTTCCGCGGCATATGCGGCCAGGGCGGGCACCAGATCCGAACCGCTGAGTTTCTGGCGCAGGGGCGTTCGAAACAGCCACGCGGCCCACAGAATCGGAACGCCGTCGGGCAGGACCAGGAAAGCGCCCGCGTAGGCATGCTGAAAATCAGGGTCGCGGTGGTAACGGCAGACGTGGTCCGTGTTGGGCGTGACGACATAACCGGGCTCGCGGGATGCAATGCGCAGGTCAATGCAAGCGCATAATTCCTCATAGTCAAGACTGTCAAATGCAACGCCCAGAATGGTCACTTTTGGGGGCGCCGTATTCATAACAAGCTCGGCGCTCCACGCGCATTACCGGGGTTGCCCGCGGCGCGGCGCTCGCCAATCTGGCGCGCCGGCGCCCCGGCCGCGATCGTATTCCCGGAGACGTCCCTCGTCACGACGCTGTTCGCGCCGACCACGGCGCCCGCGCCGATCGTGACTCCCTTCAACACGGCGACGCCGCGGCCGATCCAGGCATTCGCCTCTATCCGGACGGGACTGCTCACGTGCCCTTGCGCCCGGACGGGAATGTCGCGCACCATGCCGTGGTCCGCGTCGCGGACACTGGAGTACTCGCCGATCATGACGCCGTCGCCTATCTCGATGCCCGCGTATGCCACGAGTATGACCCCATCGTTGATAGTCACCTCCCGGCCAATGTTGATGGCGGCCGTACCGTAGGTCTCAAAGAACACGTTTCTCCCTACTCTCGAACCGGGGCCAATATGCACGTTTCCGGCGCCTTCCACGGTCACAGGCCCCACGAATTGCACCCCCGCCGCCACGCGGCCTCGCAACTGGGCGCGCGCCCTGGTCTCGAAACGGAACCGCCGGATGCGCAGCGCAGCAGGCTCCCAGAAACGGAGCACCGTTCCCAGTGCCTGGGCTGCGGCTGAACGCAATGGCACCAGCGGCGCGGGCAACCTCATTATAAACGGCCTCCGCTGCCCACTGGGGCGGACCCTTTCGCACAGACATCCTGTATTCTCACGCTACCAGGCCTTGTGGGAACCACGACCTTGCCCGGACAGCCCCAAGCCACCTCCGAACATCGCACGAATCACGCGCCAAGGTCGCGCTCTCGGATCTGCTATAGCGCATCTAATCCTCACGCCCGCCTCGCGATGCTTCCCGCACGAGCACAATCGATGGGTCTGAGGCCGGCCGCCGGCCCGCTGGCCCCGGCACAACCGTCCGGCGCGGCCCCCCAAGCCCCGCATCATAATAGAGCGCCAGATTCCGCCGCAGATAACCGAATGGCGACTGGCGCAACCCATTGAGCGCGAGGCCAAGAAGCCGTCCACCCGTATCCTCAACCGTGCGCAGGCAGCGCCGCAACATGCCGAATGAAGTGACGCCCGCGCCTACGACCAGCACGAGGCCATCCACCATGGGCGCCAGCAGTCGCGCCTCGGACATCAGCAGCACCGCGGGCGCATCGATGATGACGTGGTCAAAGACTTCCTCCGCGCCAGCGAGAAAATCAGCCATTTCGCGCGAAGCCAGACGCGAGAGCAGTTCGCGGCCATTCAGGCCAGGCCCGAGCACGAACAGGTTCTCGATGTCCGTCGCCTGGTCCGGGTCATGCTGCAACGGTTCGCCGGACAGCAGTTCCGCCAGTCCCGCGGACGGACGCAGGCCGAAGGTCTGCTCGACGCCCGGGTTGTGGGAATCCAGGTCAACGAGCAAGACGCGCCGCCCCGCGCGCGCCAGCACAATGGCGAGGTTGCAGGCGACGATAGTCTTGCCATCGCCGCGCGAGGCGCTGGAAATCATGCAGCTCTTGATACCGCCGCCGGCCTCCGGCGCCACGATGCGCGCCGCCGCCCGGCGGAACTCGTCCGCCGAATAGGAATCGGGGTAATCCTGCGCAATAGTCCCGACGCGCACGTGGTCCGGCAGGCGGTCCTCGACGGCGTGGGCGATGTTGGCGATGACCGGCGAATTCGTGACATAGGCAACATCCTCGCCCGAGCGAATGTTCTGGTCGCTCATTTCGAGGACAACGCCAAGCGACAAGCTGATGAGAAACGCCGCGAATATCGCGATCGCCGCGTACTTGATACGCTGCGAGTAATCGGCGCGGTGGTCCGCCCATGCGTTGCGGTCCGGCGTCACCTGAGCCGGCGCGTTGCTTTCCAGGTCGATACGGAACAGTTCGTCGCGCATCTGCTGAATGCGGCCACGCTTCTCTTCCGCCTGCATTTCCATTTCCTGAATGACGGCCAGCCCCTGTGACCGCGACACCGCCTTCGTCTCGTACTCCGCAAGGGCGGCAAGGAACTTGTCGCGGCGCGCGCGCGCCTCCTGGATCTCGCCTTCCGTGCGCTCCAGGTCATAACCGTATTCTGAAGCGACCGAGCGCAGCGCCTCGCCGCGCGCCTGGGCGCGGGCGGATTCCACTTTGGCGTCAAGTGCCTCCAATTCGCGTCGTTTCACCGCCACCTGCGGTGCGCCTTCGACGTAGCGGTCCTCCATCGCGGAGAATTCCTGTTGCAGTTGCGCCACCTGTTCGACCATGAATGTAACCGACGGATGGGCCGATACCTTCTCCTCGACGCCCATGGCATAGACGGGTTTCGACGGGTCCGCCTCATATTCCGCGATGAACCCGTTCAGCTCCTCCTGGAGCTTCCGGCTATGCTCCAAAGCCACCTCCGCGCGAGCAAGGTCAGACTCCGCCTGCGCGAGGTTGGTACGGATGGACTCGGTCTCGACCGGCTCTTGGCCGGGCACTTCGCCAGCGGGGATGCCGCGCGCCGAGCGTTCTTCTGCGATGCGCCGCTGATCTTCCTCGAACTCTTTCAAGAGCGCTTCAAGCCGTTCCTCGAGCGTCTTGCGCGCATACCCGCCGCGGTCCAGGATTTCCCTGCGCAATTCCGATTCATAGGTCGCAAGAATCTTGTTCATCAGCAGCAGCGCCGCATCGCGGTCTTCGTCGCGGTAGGAGAGCGTAACCAGTTCCGTCCGCGGCACCATCTCAGCGGCAAGATGCTCCATGATGTAGGCGCGCGCGTTGGGCAGGCGCGTGATACTCGGGAGTTTCTGCTGGAGTTCCGCGTCGCGCAGGACTACGTCGACAAAGGAGGGGCCCGTCAGATATTCGATTTGCGTGTTGACGAAGATATCGTAGCTCGAACCCGTGAGCGCGCGGCCTTCGCCGCCGAGGATCTGCGGTGACGTCGCTTTGAATTTCACGTTACCCACGGCCACGAAGAACTTCGGCACAAGCAGCCAGATGGCCGCTAACGCGGGAAGAAACAAGACGAAGAACGTCAGCGCCATGAGCCGTCCGCGCAGTTTGAAAAGCCGGCGCACGTTGATGCCGATGCCCTGACGCGGCGC is part of the Candidatus Hydrogenedentota bacterium genome and harbors:
- a CDS encoding WecB/TagA/CpsF family glycosyltransferase, with amino-acid sequence MNTAPPKVTILGVAFDSLDYEELCACIDLRIASREPGYVVTPNTDHVCRYHRDPDFQHAYAGAFLVLPDGVPILWAAWLFRTPLRQKLSGSDLVPALAAYAAERGYSVYFLGGYPGTAAATARILKGRHPALRVAGVDCPEYGFHLNEARNGEVLQQLKASQADICFVALGSPKQELWMRRHYGEASVPVMIGVGGTFDFVSGRIRRAPKWVQKAGFEWLWRLCQEPRRLWHRYLVEDMLIFKLLWRESRQRRRKESSRPEE
- a CDS encoding acyltransferase, which encodes MRLPAPLVPLRSAAAQALGTVLRFWEPAALRIRRFRFETRARAQLRGRVAAGVQFVGPVTVEGAGNVHIGPGSRVGRNVFFETYGTAAINIGREVTINDGVILVAYAGIEIGDGVMIGEYSSVRDADHGMVRDIPVRAQGHVSSPVRIEANAWIGRGVAVLKGVTIGAGAVVGANSVVTRDVSGNTIAAGAPARQIGERRAAGNPGNARGAPSLL
- a CDS encoding AAA family ATPase, encoding MSEYASELAELMPEKAVAPRQGIGINVRRLFKLRGRLMALTFFVLFLPALAAIWLLVPKFFVAVGNVKFKATSPQILGGEGRALTGSSYDIFVNTQIEYLTGPSFVDVVLRDAELQQKLPSITRLPNARAYIMEHLAAEMVPRTELVTLSYRDEDRDAALLLMNKILATYESELRREILDRGGYARKTLEERLEALLKEFEEDQRRIAEERSARGIPAGEVPGQEPVETESIRTNLAQAESDLARAEVALEHSRKLQEELNGFIAEYEADPSKPVYAMGVEEKVSAHPSVTFMVEQVAQLQQEFSAMEDRYVEGAPQVAVKRRELEALDAKVESARAQARGEALRSVASEYGYDLERTEGEIQEARARRDKFLAALAEYETKAVSRSQGLAVIQEMEMQAEEKRGRIQQMRDELFRIDLESNAPAQVTPDRNAWADHRADYSQRIKYAAIAIFAAFLISLSLGVVLEMSDQNIRSGEDVAYVTNSPVIANIAHAVEDRLPDHVRVGTIAQDYPDSYSADEFRRAAARIVAPEAGGGIKSCMISSASRGDGKTIVACNLAIVLARAGRRVLLVDLDSHNPGVEQTFGLRPSAGLAELLSGEPLQHDPDQATDIENLFVLGPGLNGRELLSRLASREMADFLAGAEEVFDHVIIDAPAVLLMSEARLLAPMVDGLVLVVGAGVTSFGMLRRCLRTVEDTGGRLLGLALNGLRQSPFGYLRRNLALYYDAGLGGPRRTVVPGPAGRRPASDPSIVLVREASRGGRED